A portion of the Stigmatella aurantiaca DW4/3-1 genome contains these proteins:
- the hisG gene encoding ATP phosphoribosyltransferase, with product MLKIALPNKGRLSEEVRELFNDAGLEVRARGERALTASLGGEFEAIFVRAQDIPEFVADGAAHAGVTGWDLVNESGREVEPLMDLEFGKCRLVVAAREESGITSVDGVKEGMRVASCFPRLTQEFFSRRGQQVTVVPVSGAAEIAPHLGIADIVVDLTSTGSTLKMNGLHEVGTVLESSARLVACKRNGEEAVRKLDELKQALGSVLAARGKRYLMANVPRKVLAQVREVLPGLNGPTVVDIMNGGDFVAVHSVVSAKTIYRTINGLKALGCEGILVTRIERLMP from the coding sequence TCGCCCTTCCCAACAAAGGCCGCCTCTCCGAAGAGGTTCGCGAGTTGTTCAACGATGCCGGCCTCGAGGTTCGTGCCCGAGGGGAGCGAGCCCTCACCGCCTCGCTGGGTGGCGAGTTCGAAGCCATCTTCGTTCGGGCCCAGGACATTCCCGAGTTCGTCGCGGATGGGGCCGCGCATGCCGGTGTCACCGGGTGGGACCTGGTCAATGAGTCCGGACGCGAGGTGGAGCCCTTGATGGACCTGGAGTTCGGCAAGTGCCGGCTGGTGGTGGCCGCCCGTGAGGAGAGCGGCATCACCTCGGTGGACGGGGTGAAGGAGGGGATGCGCGTGGCCTCCTGCTTCCCCCGGCTGACGCAGGAATTCTTCAGCCGCCGGGGGCAGCAGGTGACGGTGGTTCCGGTCTCGGGCGCGGCGGAGATTGCCCCCCACCTGGGCATCGCGGACATCGTCGTGGATCTGACCTCCACCGGTTCCACCCTGAAGATGAATGGCTTGCACGAGGTGGGCACCGTCCTGGAGTCCAGCGCGCGGTTGGTGGCGTGCAAGCGCAACGGCGAGGAGGCCGTGCGGAAGCTGGATGAGCTGAAGCAGGCCCTGGGCTCGGTGCTGGCCGCCCGCGGCAAGCGCTACTTGATGGCCAACGTCCCGCGCAAGGTCCTGGCCCAGGTGCGGGAGGTGCTCCCGGGCCTCAACGGGCCGACCGTCGTGGACATCATGAACGGCGGGGACTTCGTGGCCGTGCACTCCGTGGTCTCGGCCAAGACCATCTACCGCACCATCAATGGCCTGAAGGCGCTGGGGTGCGAGGGCATCCTCGTCACCCGCATCGAGAGGTTGATGCCGTGA